One stretch of Cryptosporidium parvum Iowa II chromosome 3, whole genome shotgun sequence DNA includes these proteins:
- a CDS encoding coiled coil protein produces the protein CTLALENKVKFKMRLQSKQKYQFPDLEMGELMNELDMLGFEVGSNFWESINHEIAVELYMNCLSIALEIDTEDIRPEELIGQLPSSAAGIISENGKSQIKPIGNLRFLRYCKILWVMIGIDDFSMNDIYRPTPDRIYSFLCGFVNLMRFKEDRWMTYKNEFYEIEEILDSVDKSNEQIKQKKEDLNNIRVRYNEQSGEIANRRRDNQEYQEKMRSLHGEFLQNQQELKRLTQSEHDLKEQLKDVEFRITTGNQDIQDLKDQVVQSPERLRNTLEELNKSLENERKQIDQISIKNNELKERQNLLQKTEKRLGKAKTFLEQTISGIKDANNIKQSIKEIEHHIEKDKWTIEQTTEEERLLLQTVEQISLRIQNNQQHYESLIEEAQTLLNQEKQKFEQGQEFLDVQSSEAFSFERQAELMEKEIQNLKVSHEKAINALNIQHSQLLNVLTNYKKHLISKLNDINSKYNLKLLDETSKENSTINSIENTIVMQHN, from the coding sequence tgCACTTTAGCTTTAGAGAATAAAGTAAAGTTCAAAATGAGGTTGCAAtccaaacaaaaatatcaGTTTCCTGATTTGGAGATGGGAGAGCTGATGAATGAGTTGGACATGTTAGGATTTGAAGTTGGAAGTAACTTTTGGGAAAGTATTAACCATGAAATAGCAGTAGAACTTTATATGAACTGCTTGTCAATAGCATTAGAGATAGATACAGAGGATATTCGACCGGAAGAGTTAATAGGACAACTTCCATCTTCAGCTGCTGGAATAATATCTGAAAATGGAAAGAGTCAAATTAAACCAATAGGAAATTTGAGATTTTTACGTTACTGTAAGATCCTTTGGGTAATGATAGGAATCGATGATTTTAGTATGAATGACATTTATAGACCAACTCCAGATAGAATTTATTCGTTCTTATGTGGATTTGTGAATTTGATGCGTTTCAAAGAAGATCGTTGGATGACTTATAAGAATGAGTTTTATGAAATTGAGGAAATTTTGGACTCTGTAGACAAATCTAATGAACAgattaaacaaaaaaaagaagatttgaataatattagagtAAGATATAACGAACAAAGTGGTGAAATTGCAAATAGGAGAAGGGATAATCAGGAATACCAGGAAAAGATGAGATCTTTGCACGGAGAATTTTTGCAAAATCAACAAGAACTTAAGAGATTAACACAGTCAGAGCATGATTTAAAGGAGCAGCTTAAAGATGTTGAGTTTAGGATTACCACTGGAAATCAAGATATACAAGATTTAAAGGATCAAGTTGTTCAGTCCCCAGAAAGACTCAGAAATACTCTGGaagaattgaataaatctttagagaatgaaagaaaacaaattgatcaaattagtatcaaaaataatgaacTAAAGGAAAGACAAAATCTATTGCAAAAGACTGAAAAGAGGCTTGGTAAGGCAAAGACATTCCTTGAACAAACTATTAGCGGAATTAAAGATGCAAACAATATTAAGCAATCAATCAAAGAAATCGAGCATCATATTGAGAAGGATAAATGGACAATTGAGCAAACTACAGAAGAAGAAAGGTTGCTTTTGCAAACTGTGGAACAGATTTCACtaagaattcaaaataatcaacAACACTATGAGAGTTTAATTGAGGAGGCACAGACTTTACTTAATCAAGAGAAACAAAAGTTTGAGCAAGGACAGGAATTCCTTGATGTTCAAAGCAGTGAAGCATTTTCATTTGAGCGACAAGCAGAATTAATGGAAAAAGAGATCCAGAATTTAAAAGTATCTCATGAAAAGGCAATTAATGCACTCAATATTCAGCATAGCCAACTACTAAATGTTCTTACCAATTATAAGAAACACTTAATCAGCAAACTGAATGACATAAACTCGAAGTATAACTTAAAGCTATTAGATGAAACATCCAAGGAAAATTCAACAATAAACTCTATAGAAAACACTATTGTGATGCAGCACAACTag
- a CDS encoding hypothetical protein (possible apicomplexan protein with ortholog in plasmodium and paralog in cryptosporidium): SDCFVNMFRCRICTEPPFSHFFNLRIFNGYFSDERSKKTPYQLSEGDSVYDTQSYGSSLLATPSNLNSFEPRSSEEINSICLKWEKCVHERGREFWRTSECLMEVLSAIARGVNNNDDPILGDPQRCIMWYGQVSAIDGCPVIRMKRPDEVVETHTYVNRALVFLYASDESFEELQLKPRVAFNMACGNRRCVHLRHISLDD, from the coding sequence agtGATTGTTTCGTAAATATGTTTCGTTGTAGAATCTGTACTGAGCCACCTTTTAgccatttttttaatttgagaatttttAATGGATATTTTTCTGATGAAAGGTCTAAAAAAACCCCTTACCAACTGAGTGAAGGAGATTCTGTCTATGATACTCAATCATATGGAAGCTCACTTTTAGCTACTCCATCCAActtaaattcatttgagCCAAGAAGCTCTGaggaaattaattctatcTGTCTCAAATGGGAAAAATGTGTACATGAGAGAGGTAGGGAATTTTGGAGGACTTCAGAGTGTTTGATGGAGGTGCTTTCAGCAATAGCCCGGGGTGTTAACAATAACGATGACCCGATTTTGGGTGATCCCCAGAGATGTATTATGTGGTATGGACAGGTTTCGGCAATTGATGGATGTCCAGTCATAAGGATGAAGAGACCAGATGAGGTTGTTGAAACTCATACATATGTAAACAGAGCGTTAGTATTCTTGTATGCTAGCGATGAATCCTTTGAGGAGTTACAATTGAAGCCAAGAGTGGCATTCAATATGGCTTGTGGGAACCGTAGATGTGTTCATTTGCGTCATATATCTCTGGACGACTAA
- a CDS encoding Snu114p GTpase, U5 snRNP-specific protein, 116 kDa, with product MDLNDVYDEFGNYIVKDDNDSEGSADWVGSEETSDPEDSHNNKDGEIFDHAQKEESEDSGSDIFSENEWQKHKGQVKILNKQSIKDEDHEMTQETDDDNKIVQFEDKEYYPDPSDVYGDDVEILVQEEDHQHIDEPLISPLKENKFDLIEKNLKEMETTFSYEFLRDLMDNLEFVRNICFIGEIHSGKTTFLDMLIKNTHSYKGDKKNIPLPERYCDSRKDEQDRGISIKASPISLVLPNSMDKSFLFNILDTPGHVNFVDEACISVRISEGVILFLDCVIGLTKQLERLLHYCLSEGKKVVLVINQIDRLVLECRLPPYDAYFKLKHLISAVNNSILEFASIHGFNTDETRNLLFGPERGNVGFASGRYNFFFTLNSFARKYLKHNGITNNCILIEKSQQLSFRLWGDYYFNKENNSFETDSNVSQDRSFVEFILNPIYKLLGYTVSEEDDKLSSFLKTVGIYLTKKELKLNVKERLEIVCKRFFGNSASFTDFITKNIPNPIQSASDNVERIYTGPINDRISSFMRKYERNNCPLVVFIIKQFHSEDMESFYSFGKIFCGTLSKGDRVKVLGESFSKDDPEDFTTRYIDNLWILQSRYKVEVTSVPAGNWVLISGLGSSVTKPCTLIGHNSFIKDDEIYPLRNIRLLNKSVIKLALEPHNPADLPKMLEGLKSISKAYTCSVTKVEENGEHVMFGTGELQMDCMMHDLRCLYGNLDVKVSDPMVHFCETVLEKSVVKCFGDSTNGLNRLYITSEPLDRGISDELENGIMKVSISDTKDPKYYGNLLAEKYGWDKLAVKSLWAFGPDPSIGSNVLLDDTSSITVDKKLLYDVKDDIIQGFNWAVKEGPLLEEPIRNVKFKILDVNLSSDKVSRGTGQIVPASRRACYTSMFLASPKILEPISLVEIICPSGLDEFINNIVSKRRGHAGKEIPIPASPLVTILAFVPAIETFGFETDLRIHTSGQAFCTSCFDHWAIVPGNPLDRNISLRLLEKAPIPHLARDFLLKTRRRKGLSDDVNIQNFITCPELIKALNY from the coding sequence ATGGACTTGAATGATGTGTATGATGAATTTGGTAATTATATTGTGAAAGATGATAACGACTCAGAAGGAAGCGCAGATTGGGTGGGATCCGAAGAAACTTCAGATCCAGAAGATAGCCACAACAATAAAGATGGTGAAATTTTTGATCATGCCCAAAAAGAAGAGTCTGAAGATTCAGGAAGTGatattttttctgaaaatgaGTGGCAAAAGCATAAAGGACAAGTCAAAATACTTAATAAACAAAGCATAAAAGACGAGGATCATGAAATGACTCAGGAAactgatgatgataataagATTGTGCAATTTGAAGATAAAGAGTATTATCCAGACCCATCTGATGTATATGGTGATGACGTTGAAATATTGGTACAAGAGGAAGACCACCAACATATAGATGAACCTCTCATTTCTCCcttaaaagaaaacaaatttgacttaattgaaaagaaCCTTAAGGAAATGGAAACAACATTTTCTTATGAATTCTTGAGAGATTTAATGGataatttggaatttgTTAGAAATATCTGTTTTATTGGTGAAATTCATTCTGGAAAAACCACATTCTTAGATATGTTGATTAAAAATACTCATTCTTACAAAGGagataagaaaaatattcctTTACCGGAGAGATATTGTGATTCAAGAAAAGATGAACAGGATAGAGGAATTAGTATTAAAGCTTCTCCAATATCTTTGGTACTACCAAACTCTATGGATAAATCTTtcttattcaatattttagaTACCCCTGGTCATGTTAACTTTGTGGATGAAGCATGCATTTCAGTAAGAATTTCAGAAGGAGTTATACTTTTCTTGGACTGTGTTATTGGTTTAACTAAACAATTAGAAAGATTGCTTCATTATTGCTTATCAGAAGGGAAGAAGGTTGTTCTAgtaattaatcaaattgaCAGACTTGTCTTAGAGTGTAGACTACCTCCATATGATGCTTATTTTAAACTTAAGCATTTAATCTCTGCAGTTAATAACTCTATTTTGGAATTTGCATCTATTCATGGATTTAATACTGATGAAACtagaaatttattatttggtCCAGAAAGAGGTAATGTTGGATTTGCATCTGGTAGATATAACTTTTTCTTCactttaaattcatttgcTAGAAAGTATTTAAAACATAATGGTATTACCAATAACTGTATTCTGATTGAAAAATCTCAACAATTATCTTTCAGATTATGGGgagattattattttaataaagaaaataattcatttgaaaCAGACTCAAATGTTTCTCAAGATAGATCTTTTGTAGAATTTATCTTAAATCCAATATATAAGTTACTTGGATATACGGTATCGgaagaagatgataaaTTATCAAGCTTTTTGAAGACGGTTGGAATATATCTGACAAAGAAAGAACTTAAATTAAATGTTAAGGAACGTCTTGAAATTGTATGTAAACGTTTCTTTGGAAATTCTGCCTCATTTACTGACTTTATCACAAAAAATATCCCAAATCCTATTCAAAGTGCTAGTGATAATGTTGAGAGAATATATACTGGGCCAATTAATGATAGAATATCATCATTTATGAGAAAAtatgaaagaaataattgtCCTTTAgttgtttttattataaaacaATTCCACTCTGAAGATATGGAATCATTTTACTCATTTGGAAAGATATTTTGTGGGACTTTATCAAAAGGTGATCGTGTTAAAGTTCTAGGTGAATCTTTTTCCAAAGATGATCCTGAGGATTTTACTACGAGATATATTGATAATCTTTGGATCTTACAAAGTAGGTATAAAGTAGAAGTTACAAGTGTACCTGCAGGAAATTGGGTACTAATTTCAGGTCTTGGAAGCTCTGTAACAAAACCATGTACATTAATTGGAcataattcatttattaagGATGATGAAATATATCCTTTACGTAATATTAGGCTTTTGAATAAGAGTGTAATAAAGTTAGCTCTTGAACCACATAATCCAGCAGATTTACCAAAAATGCTTGAAGGGTTAAAAAGTATTTCAAAAGCTTACACATGTTCAGTGACAAAAGTAGAGGAGAATGGAGAACATGTTATGTTTGGTACAGGAGAATTACAGATGGATTGTATGATGCATGATTTAAGATGTTTATATGGAAATTTGGATGTAAAAGTTTCAGATCCAATGGTACATTTTTGTGAGACTGTTTTAGAGAAATCAGTAGTGAAATGTTTTGGAGATTCAACTAATGGATTGAATAGACTTTATATTACATCAGAACCTTTAGATCGAGGTATTTCAGATGAATTGGAGAATGGTATAATGAAAGTTTCAATTTCAGATACTAAAGATCCAAAATATTATGGTAATTTATTAGCAGAGAAATATGGTTGGGATAAGCTTGCAGTAAAGTCATTATGGGCATTTGGACCAGATCCTAGCATAGGAAGTAATGTTTTATTGGATGATACTTCTTCTATAACAGTTGATAAAAAACTTTTATATGATGTTAAGGATGATATAATTCAAGGATTTAACTGGGCAGTTAAAGAAGGTCCTTTACTTGAAGAGCCAATAAGAAATGTAAAATTTAAGATACTTGATGTAAACTTATCTTCTGATAAAGTTAGTAGGGGGACAGGGCAAATAGTTCCAGCATCTAGAAGAGCTTGTTACACATCGATGTTTTTAGCATCTCCAAAGATTTTGGAACCAATTAGTCTAGTAGAGATAATATGCCCATCAGGTTTggatgaatttattaataatatagtatcaaaaagaagaggCCATGCAGGCAAGGAAATTCCAATTCCTGCTTCACCATTAGTTACAATACTAGCATTTGTTCCAGCAATAGAAACCTTTGGATTTGAAACAGATTTAAGAATTCATACAAGCGGACAAGCATTTTGTACAAGTTGTTTCGACCACTGGGCAATAGTTCCAGGTAATCCATTGGATAGGaatatttcattaagaCTTTTAGAGAAAGCTCCTATTCCACATTTAGCTAGAGATTTTCTTCTTAAaacaagaagaagaaaaggtCTAAGTGATGATGttaatattcaaaacttTATCACTTGTCCAGAACTTATTAAAgctttgaattattaa